In Photobacterium sp. TLY01, the following proteins share a genomic window:
- a CDS encoding prepilin peptidase: MSVLVVILLFCAVQDIYERKVSNYLIVTMLCISVLYYLLISNVDFDETFISILLVSLITFPGFVKNVFGASDVKILLIMAFTLSFTQMLDVLLYSFVCFAVYWWLFARGQKEAPFVPSLLVGVVVSLWIL, encoded by the coding sequence ATGAGTGTCTTGGTTGTCATATTATTATTTTGTGCTGTCCAAGATATATATGAAAGGAAAGTGTCAAATTATCTCATTGTCACAATGCTATGTATTTCTGTTCTTTATTATTTACTAATATCAAATGTTGATTTTGATGAGACTTTCATTTCAATTCTATTAGTGAGTTTGATAACGTTCCCTGGTTTTGTGAAGAATGTGTTTGGTGCATCTGACGTGAAGATACTGTTAATCATGGCATTCACATTGTCTTTCACTCAGATGCTGGATGTTCTTTTATATTCATTTGTCTGCTTCGCAGTGTACTGGTGGTTGTTTGCCCGCGGCCAGAAAGAAGCTCCCTTTGTACCAAGCCTGTTGGTTGGGGTGGTTGTATCGTTATGGATTCTATAA
- a CDS encoding Flp family type IVb pilin has translation MKYFVLAWIHTTNFIHRLIKEEKGASAIEYVLIAAVVVGAISLLSLDDVFTSAAGKLNSAISAAP, from the coding sequence ATGAAGTATTTCGTATTAGCCTGGATTCACACAACGAACTTTATTCATCGCCTGATCAAAGAAGAGAAAGGTGCTTCTGCGATTGAGTATGTGTTGATTGCGGCTGTGGTTGTTGGTGCAATAAGTTTGCTAAGTTTGGATGATGTGTTCACTTCAGCAGCAGGAAAATTAAACTCAGCTATTAGTGCTGCCCCTTGA
- a CDS encoding GGDEF domain-containing protein, with protein MNSLEFFLSSVLNGIGSLSDLTSVWGDLFSLHVNFPFFWLVLTGLVLAALLLSVVSLLWKQHNRRSRVHRELARANQRMSLATSVAGIGVWEWDVNSDTLQWSPYLYDLYGIRVGSKLALTDWVSRLKSGDGDKVVLLKQIAGKNKQQTLLIDMIDPLDGQPRVLELVVQGLVNDASRLIGTQRDISDVIERQRQMEQAALQDKLTGLPNTRALNRVLKAAFAAPDVENKVFGLMFIDLDGFKQVNDTLGHDVGDALLQHASKRMRGCLRVEDEVFRLGGDEFVVWVPLGEYAVKIKKPTQDSVLEYDESERRDPPILTWGDNDEELTFRMETIAEKLLHTLTVPFNFGDNQCRVSASIGIARYPVHAKDATALLKRADSAMYQAKRKGKRQFAHYDPAPEPREENGQQADMAEKLPENRQAIG; from the coding sequence TGTCCGATCTCACATCGGTATGGGGAGATCTATTTTCGCTTCATGTCAATTTTCCTTTCTTCTGGCTGGTACTGACAGGTTTGGTACTGGCGGCATTGTTATTGTCTGTGGTCAGCTTGTTGTGGAAACAGCACAACCGTCGTTCCCGCGTTCACCGTGAACTTGCCCGCGCCAATCAAAGAATGAGTCTGGCAACCTCTGTGGCAGGGATTGGCGTGTGGGAATGGGACGTGAATTCCGACACCCTGCAATGGAGCCCTTATCTGTATGATCTCTACGGTATTCGTGTCGGCAGCAAACTGGCATTGACAGACTGGGTGTCGCGCTTGAAAAGTGGCGACGGCGACAAAGTGGTACTGCTGAAACAGATCGCGGGTAAAAATAAGCAACAGACACTGCTCATCGACATGATCGATCCGCTGGATGGACAACCCAGAGTGCTGGAGTTGGTGGTACAGGGGTTAGTCAATGACGCGTCGCGCCTGATTGGCACCCAGCGGGATATTTCAGATGTCATTGAACGGCAGCGCCAGATGGAACAGGCAGCCTTGCAGGACAAACTGACGGGCTTGCCCAACACACGGGCACTGAACCGGGTGCTCAAAGCCGCCTTTGCTGCACCGGATGTCGAGAATAAAGTATTCGGCCTGATGTTTATCGACCTGGATGGTTTTAAGCAGGTCAACGACACGCTGGGCCACGATGTGGGTGATGCTTTGCTGCAGCATGCTTCCAAACGGATGCGTGGTTGTCTCAGGGTGGAAGATGAAGTCTTTCGTCTGGGCGGCGACGAATTTGTCGTCTGGGTGCCGTTAGGTGAATACGCAGTGAAAATTAAGAAACCCACTCAAGACAGTGTTTTAGAATACGATGAGTCTGAGCGTCGTGATCCGCCCATACTCACCTGGGGGGATAACGACGAAGAATTGACGTTCAGAATGGAAACCATTGCAGAAAAACTACTGCACACCCTGACCGTGCCTTTTAATTTTGGTGATAACCAGTGTCGTGTTTCTGCCAGTATCGGCATTGCCCGATACCCGGTGCACGCGAAAGATGCAACGGCGCTGCTCAAGCGAGCCGATTCTGCCATGTATCAGGCCAAGCGAAAGGGAAAACGCCAGTTCGCACATTATGACCCGGCGCCCGAACCGCGCGAAGAAAACGGACAACAGGCTGATATGGCAGAGAAACTGCCAGAAAACCGGCAGGCGATAGGATAA